CCGTCTCTTAACGTAACTTACCATCCCAACAAGGTTTTTTTATCCCCAAAATCTCAAAAATAGAATCAATCAAGATTCTGGGGTTTTTCGTTCCGGCAAGGCGACTGTCCAGTGAGCGCGGAGGCATACTTTAGCGATTCCGCACAAGGGAACGACACAGCAACGCAGCCGGAACGGAAAAGAACCTCGTGAATAGTCCGGGCTAGAATGGCATCCCCATCGGGCCTTTCCCTTTCCCGCCCTTTCCGAACCTCTTCATCATCTTCTTCGCCTGGTCGAACTGCTTTAACAGCCGGTTCACATCGGTGACGGTGGTGCCGGAGCCGGCAGAGATGCGTTTTCTTCGGCTGCCGTTGATGATCTTCGGGTGCTGGCGCTCCCTGGGGGTCATGGAATCAATGATGGCGGTGACCTTTACCAGTTCCCGGTCATCCATCTCGGCCGGCATGGCGTTTTTCATCTTTCCGGGCAGGGGCAGCATGGAGAGGATCTCCTGCATGGACCCCATCTCCTTGACCTTTTTCAATTGATCCCGGAAATCCGCCAGGTCGAAATCCCCCTTGCGGGTCTTTTTGACCAGTTTGGCCGCTTCCTTTTCGTCGAAGGTCTTCTCGGCCTTGTCGATGAGGGTCATGATGTCGCCCATCCCGAGGATCCTGGATGCGATCCGTTCCGGGTAAAAGGCTTCCAGACCTTCCATTCCCTCGCCGATCCCCGCGAACTTGATCGGGACTCCGGTTATGTGGCGCATGGACAGGGCCGCGCCTCCCCTGGCGTCGCCGTCAAGCTTTGTGAGGATGATCCCTGTAAGCTTGAGTTTGTTGTGGAAGGATTCGGCCACATGAACTGCGTCCTGGCCCGTCATGGAGTCCGCCACAAGCAGGGTTTCGTGGGGGTGTACCGCTCCCGAGAGGGCTAACGCTTCGGCCATGAGGTCGTCATCCACGTGTAAACGCCCTGCCGTATCGACAATGACAGTGTCGCACCCTGCACGCCCCGCTTCAATAGAAGCCTGACGGTAGACCTCAAGAGAGGTTAAAGATGTGTCGGAATGAAAGACCGGGACCCCCACCTTGCCGGCTACCGAAACCAGCTGGTCCACCGCTGCGGGACGGCTCAGGTCCGCGGGGATGAGGTAGGGCCGGAGTCCCTTTTCCTTAAGGTGAAGAGCCAGCTTGGCGCAGGTGGTAGTTTTGCCGGACCCCTGAAGGCCTACCATGAGAATCCTGGTAGGGGGAACGTCGGCTTTGGCAAGCTCTGCCCGGGAACCGCCTAAAATTCCGGCCAGCTCTCCGTGAACGATCTTGATAACCTGCTGGGCCGGAGTGAGGCTGCCTGATACTTCGTCACCCACCGACCGTTCCCTGGTCCGCGCCAGGAACTCCTTGACCACCTTGAAGTTGACGTCCGCTTCCAGAAGGGCCAGCCTGACCTCCCTCAGTGTGGCATCGATATCCTCTGCCGTGAGGCGCCCTCGGCCTTTTAACTTTTTGAAAACGCTGTCTAGTTTGTCCGCAAGGTTGTTGAACATAGGAAATGCACCTCATAATTAGTGAACCGTGAACCGTAGACTATTTCAAATTACCAAAAAAGATTGTCTCGCGCCTGATCATTTCACTCGCTTCCGTCGTCGCTAAAGCTATGACGGACAAGCAAGACGCCAGGGACGCAAAGAAGATCTGTAATATTTTGTCCTCTGTACCCGGTGGTAAACTAGCCTTTCATCGCGTTTATGGCAACCGTGCTTTCTCCCAGATCCCGGTTTTCTCAGTAACCTCAGTGAACTTCCGTCGTCGCCTTCGGCTATGCTGTGACAAGCTGTGGTGAAAACATCGCTTTTATATCAATCTGGATCGCTTCACATAAATGACTGTTCGCGATGACGGGTGAAGCGGTATCTAGGTATGTAGGTGTCTAGCCCGGACTATTCACGAGGTTCTTTTCCGTTCCGGCGGCGTTGCTGAGTCGTTCGCTTGTGCGGAATACTAAAGTATGCCTCCGCGCTCACTCCACAGTCGCCTTGCCGGAACGAAAAATTCCTCTCCTGACTATGTCCGCTCAACCCCGCCTAATTCATGATGCTTATAGCGCCATTCCCATTTATCTTTAATTGCCACACAGTTAGCTGACATCTTATTTGCATCATGAATAATGCGGGCTAGGTGAAAGATAATAACTACGACGCGGTATGCAAGTGCGACTGGATTCCGGGTCGTTGCCCGGAATGACGGAGTGGGTTCTTTCCGCATTCAGGTTTTACCCTGCGTTCCCTGCGTCCCTGCGAGAGACACATACAGCGGACAAGTTGACCGCACCTGTCGCCTGCGTTCCTTGCGTCCCTGCGAGAGACACATACAGCGGACAAGTTGACCGCACCTGTCGCCTGCGTTCCCTGCGTCCCTGCGAGAGACGCCTTGATTGCTTTCATTGAGGATGTGCCTTCCCCAGGATTTAAGATTTTACCCTGTTAAACCCTGTGGTGCGGCCTGTAATTGGCCGCTCTGAAAAACTCTGCGTAAGGGCTTTTATCGTCTTTATAGCACCCGTGTTTTTTACTTTGGAAAAGATCTAAAATTCACTTTCCACGGTTGTCAAAAACCGGAAATTATGGAATGGTAGCGTGTTTGTCAAGGACAGCTCCCAGAACCGTTAACCATCGTTTCGGGTGCTAAACATCATTATGAAGGAGATTGACAGGTGCAGACGCTTTTTCTCATCATTATAGGTACGGTATTCGTCAACAACTTTGTGCTGGCCCGCTTCCTGGGGTTGTGTCCCTTCATGGGGGTGTCCAAGAGGATCGAGACCGCTACAGGCATGGGGATGGCGGTGGTGTTCGTCATGACCGTCGCCGCATCGGTGACATGGAACATCCAGAACTTCCTCCTCATCCCGTTCCAGCTCGAATACCTCCAGACCATCATGTTCATCCTGGTCATTGCCTCCCTGGTACAGTTTGTGGAGATGTTCGTTCGGAAGGTCAGCCCTGGGCTGTATCAGTCTCTCGGCATTTTTCTGCCCCTCATCACCACGAACTGTGCTGTTCTGGGTGTGGCGCTGCTCACAGTTCAGAAGGGGCTGGGTTTCTTCCACACCCTGGTCTTCGCCTTTGGTTCTTCCCTCGGTTTCACTCTGGCTCTCGTTCTTATGGCGGGTATCAGGGAAACGGGAGAGATGGCCAATGTGCCCAAACCGTTTAAGGGGACGGCCCTTGCCTTTGTCACTGCGGGCCTTCTTTCACTTGCCTTCATGGGCTTTTCCGGAATGGTGAAATAGAGCTATGGTTACAGCAGTCGTAAGTCTTACCGGACTCGGACTTGTCGCCGCTTTCGGCCTCAGTCTCGCATCAAAAAAATTCCACGTTGAAATTGACCCCCGTCTTGAGATTATCGAGGGCATCCTGCCTGGTCTGAACTGCGGGGCCTGTGGTTACGCCGGATGTCCCGGTTTCGCCGTCGGCCTCCTGGCGGGTGAATCGGAGCCCACGGGCTGTGCCCCCGGGGGCGAGGTCGTTATCTCGCAGTTGGCCGAGTTCCTGGGCCTCGACGTGGGGGATGTTGTTAAAAAGATCGCTGTCCTGCAGTGCGGTGGGACCAACGAGAAGGCCGCTATGGATGCACAGTATGAAGGGGTCCAGGACTGCCGCGCAGCCATCCTCATTGGTGGTGGAGGCAAAGCTTGCCGCTACTCCTGCGTGGGATACGGGACCTGTGAGGCGGTTTGTCCCTTCGACGCCATCGTCATGAAGCCAGATGGTCTTCCCATCGTTTATGCCGACAAGTGTACGGCTTGCAACAAGTGCGTCGTGGCCTGTCCCAGGGATGTCCTCGCCCTGGAGCCCCTCAACCACGAGGTGCGGGTCAGCTGCAGCTCCACCGATACCGGTGGACGTGTCAGGAAGGTCTGCCAGGTGGGTTGCACAGGATGCGGGATCTGTGAAAAAGTCTGTCCGGTGGAAGCTGTTAAAGTGGACAACAGCCTGGCCCTCATCAACCCGGACAAGTGCGTGGAGTGCGGGATCTGCGCCGACAACTGCCCTCAGGATACCATCCTCGACGGCATGCTGCCCCGTTCCCCCGTGTTTATCTCTGATGCCTGTAACGGGTGCACCATCTGTGCGAAGGTCTGTCCTTTTGACGCCATCCAGGGTGAGACCAAGGAACTTCACGTAGTGGACCCCGAGCGCTGCACAGGCTGCCAGTTGTGTGTCGAGAGGTGTAATGTGAGTGCTATCAGTGTAGCGAAAAATTGAAGGGTGAAGGAGGAAGGAAGAAGATAATAACGGGATTTACGATAAGAGATCATTGCGATCAGAAGATCAGGAGTATTCAAAGCATTTTATTCATCCTCCCTCCTTCCCTATCCCTCCTTCCGTTGCTAAGGTCTTAACCTATGGATACCATTTTATTTTCAGCCTCCCTCTTTTTCCTGTTCCTGGCCACACTGCACTATCTGCTTTTCCTCGTTTACCGCAATCCGATCGTGCCCAGGGTGGCCCGCTACACCCTCTACCTGACCTTTGCCTCTCAGCTGGGATATTTCCTGTCCAGGTACCTCAAGGGGGGGATGCCCTTCGGGACCAATATGTATGAGTCCCTGGTCTTTTTCTCCTGGTGCCTCGTCACCGCCTACCTGGTCATCACCATTAAATACAAAGTACCCGTTGTGGGCGCTTTCGTTATGCCTATCAATTTAATCCTCATGGTCGCCGCCGCTCTGTTGCCCAACAAGGGGATCGGGGAGATCCCTCCCGCACTTCAGAGCAACTGGCTGCCCATCCACGTGACCCTGAGTTTCATGGGTGACGCCCTGTTCGCCATGGCCTTCGGTTCGGGGGTCATGTACCTGATCCAGGAGCGACAGCTCAAGAGAAAACGCCCCGGAGCATTATATTACAGGCTTCCCAGCCTGGATGTCCTCGACTCCATGAACTACAGGGCCCTCACTGTAGGCTTCCCGTTGCTCACACTCGGCATCATCACCGGTTCAGTGTGGGCGCAGTACGCCTGGGGTTCCTACTGGAGTTGGGATCCCAAGGAAACCTGGTCTCTCATAACCTGGCTCATCTACGCTGCGGTCCTGCACGCCCGGCTGACGGCGGGTTGGCGGGGACGCAAGGCGGCCTGGTTCTCCATCATCGGATTCGCGGCTGTCCTGTTTACCTTCCTCGGCGTCAATCTTCTCCTGAGCGGTCTGCATTCCTATAATTAAAGGGTAACATGGAAATACTCATCGTCGGACTGAGCCACAAGACAGCGCCCCTGGATATAAGGGAGACGGTCTCCTTTTCCGAGAGGAACATGGAGGAGGGTGTGCGCTCGCTCGTGGCCTGCCCCAGCGTAGCCGAGGGCCTCATCGTCTCCACCTGCAACAGGGTGGAGATTTACACCGCCACATCGAAAAAGAAGGTGGAGGAGGCAAAGAGTGAGATTATCGGTTTCCTGGCCGATTTTCACGATGTTCCCAGGGAGAAGCTTGATCCCCATATTTACACCATGTCCGGTGAGGAGTGTGTCGGACACATCTTCCGGGTGGCATCCAGCCTTGATTCCATGGTGGTTGGAGAACCCCAGATCCTGGGCCAGGTCAAGGAAGCTTTCGGATGCGCGGCCAGCGCCCACGCCACCGGCAACATCCTGAACCGGCTTCTTCATAAAGCCTTTTCGGTGGCCAAAAGGGTTCGTTCCGAGACCAGGATCGCCACCTCCGCCGTCTCCATCTCCTTTGCGGCAGTGGAGCTTGCCAAGAAGATCTTCGGTGAACTTACCGGCAAGACGGTTATGCTCATCGGCGCCGGGGAAATGGCGGAACTGGCCGCGCGGCACCTCCTCAGCAACGGTGTCGAACACATCATCGTGGCAAACCGGACCTACGAAAACGCTGTCAAGCTGGCAGAGGAGTTCAAGGGGTCGGCAATTCCCTTCAATGAACTGGCCCAGCAGATGGAACTGGCTGATATCGTCATCAGCTCAACCGGTGCTCCCACCACCATCATCGACAAGAAGATGGTCAAGGATGTCATCAAGCGCAGGCGCAACAAGCCCATGTTCTTCATCGACATCGCTGTTCCGAGAGACATCGATTCGGCGGTGAACGAGGTGGAAAACGTTTACGCCTACGATATCGATGACCTGGAGGGGGTTGTTGAGACCAACATCAAGACCCGCTCCAAGGAGGCGGCCAAAGCCGAGGAGATCGTTGTGGGTGAGGTGGGGCAGTTCCTGGATTGGATGCGATCCAGGGAATCTTTCCCCACAATCGTGGCCTTAAGAGAATGGGCAGAGGAAGTTCGCCGAACCGAACTTGCCAAAACCATGAAACGGATGGAAGGCCTCAGCGAGGTGGATGCCAAAAGGGTGGAGGCCATGACCGAATCCATTTTGAACAAGATCCTCCACCGCCCCATCAGCAGGATGAAGAAAGCGGCTCACAAGGGAGATGAAGGGGAAGTGGTGGGGATGGTGAGGGAGATCTTTGAAATTGAGGACTAGATCGAAAGTCGATGCCGTTAATTTCAAAGATCGATCTCAGATCTCAGATCTCAAATCATGGCCATCGGCTCCACTGCTATTATAGACAGCTGGGGATAGGATATAAGAGGGTTTATTGAGATCGAGTTTGCGTTATTGCTTTAACCTTATAATAAGTTAAATCAAAAATACTGGTTTTGGACTCATTCTGCCTTTTTTGAGATTTGAGATTTGAGATTTGAGATCAGTATTTTATTACGGGAGGTTTTCATTGAGTAATAAAATACATATAGGCACCCGCGGCAGCCAGCTTGCCCTGTGGCAGGCCAACTGGGTCAAGGAACAGCTCATTCGCAAGCATCCGGATCTTATGGTTGAGATCCATACCATAAAGACAATGGGCGACAAGATCCTGGATGTTCCCCTGGCCAAGGTGGGGGGCAAGGGCCTCTTCGTCAAGGAGATCGAGGAAGCTTTGCTGGATAAATCGGTGGACATCGCGGTCCACAGTATGAAGGATGTTCCCACTGAGCTTCCCGACGGCCTGGGCATCGTGGTCATTTCCCCGCGGGAGGATCCCAGGGACGCAGTCCTTGGCCAGAGCAGGGTCCCCATCCTGGAATTGCCACAGGGTGCAAAGATCGGTACGAGCAGCCTTCGCAGGCAGGCCCAGCTCTTCGCCGCCCGCCCCGATTTCGTCATCGAACCCCTTCGCGGTAATATCAATACCCGCCTGAGGAAACTGAAAGAGGGCATGTACGATGCCATCATCCTGGCCATGGCCGGCGTCAAGCGGCTGGGGTGGGAGCATGAGGTGACCGAAGTTATCGATCCCGAGGTCATGCTGCCTGCCATCGGTCAGGGGGCTCTTGGGATCGAAGCGCGCCTTAGTGACGAGCCCACTTTAGAGCGGATAGCCTTTTTGAACGATGATGTTACCGCGACCTGCGTTGCTGCTGAAAGGGCCTTCCTGCACCGGCTGGAAGGTGGCTGCCAGGTTCCCATCGCTGCCTACGCTGTCCGGGTGGGGGATGAAGTCCTGCTCACCGGTCTTGTGGGAAGCGTAGACGGCAAGAAGATCATCAAGGAATCGGCTCAGGGTCCGGCTGCGGAGGCGGCTCTCCTGGGCAATGGCCTGGCTACCCGCATCCTCGAAGCTGGCGGACGGGAGATCCTGGAAGAGGTGTATTGTAGGGAAATAAGCTAGCCCGCATTATTCATGATGGTGATGAGATGTGAGCTAACTGTGTGGCAAATATGGATAAATGGGAATGGCACGATAAACATCATGAATTATGCGGGGTTGTCCGGACATAGTCACGAGAGGAGTTTTTCGTTCCGGCAAGGCGACTGTCCAGTGAGCGCGGAGGCATACTTTAGTATTCCGCACAAGGGAACGACACAGCAACGCCGCCAGAACGGAAAAGAACCTCGTGAATAGGCCGGGCTAGAAGATCAGGGTCTAGGATCTGGGATCTAGGGTCTGGAAAAGGCAGTGCGTGGTGCGGAAGAACTGAAGCCAGTACCCAGGAGCCAGGAGTCAGGAGAAGTGCAGAATCTTTAACCGCAAAGGACGCAAAGTTTCGCGAAGTAAAAACAGGAAAGAGGAAAATACCCCAGTCTGTCATTGCGAGCATCAAATAGGCCACTTCCTAATTCTTCCTCCCCCTGTTGAGGGGGGAGGACCGAGGTGGGGGTGATTGAGGAAATCGAATCTGTCGAGGGCGACGCGGCAATCTCGGTTTAAAACAGAATGCAGGACGCAGCACCCAGCACGCAGAATAAGGTCAAAAGCCTTGACGCAGAGTTTCACAGAGCGGCCAATAAAAGGCCGCACCGCAAGGTTTCGCAGTATGATTAACAACAAACTCAATTTTGATTCAGGGTTTTAACTGCGGCCCTCTGCGTTAAAAGCTTTTATCGGTTTAAGTGTTTCAACATCAGGGGGTCGGAACTGAGCATTTTATGATAGAGCGAAGCGATGATCAGCCATTGGCAGGCATAAGCGTCCTGATCACGAGGGCCCGGGAGCAGTCGGCCGGGCTTTTGAAGGATCTCACCGCTAGGGGCGCTGTTGTTGCGGTGATCCCCGCAGTATCCATCTCACCCCTGCCGGAGCCGGAGGGTTTGGCCAGGGCTATGGCTCGGGTTGATAGTTACGACAATATCGTCTTCACGTCCTCTAACGGAGTGGCTTGTACACTCCAGCTGTTAGAACGTGAGGGTATAAAGCCCAAGGATCTTCCTCCTGCCCTGTGTGTGGGGGAAAAGACAGCAGGGGTCTGGAAGGGTGCAGGAGGAAGGGTAGGGGGTGTGCCGGAAAAGTACACGGCCGAGGCTCTTCTGGACTCTCTCGAAGAGGATCTTTCAGGCCGTTCCTTCCTCATTATGCGTCCCGAGGTGGTCAAGACCGATCTGGGAAAGGAAATGAGCCTGCGAGGGGCCGCGGTGGAGGAGGTCGTTATTTACCGAACAGTTGCTCCGGAAGAGGGGACTCAAGAGCTCCGGGAGCTGTTGGGAGAGGGAGGGCCGGACGTTGTTCTGTTTGCCAGCCCGTCGGCTGTGGAAGGAATCGTTAAAATGGCAGGAGCCGGGAGCCAGGAGCCAGGAGCCAGTATTCTAGACATGCCCGTAGTGTGTATCGGGCCGACAACGGCAAAGGCGGCAGAGGAGGCCGGGTTTACGGAGATATATTTCCCGGATGAACATACCGCTGAAGGAATGGTGAGCGAACTGATGGTGATTGCGGGAGCGCTGAAAAAGCACGCAGCACGCAGAATAAGATCAAGAGCAAAGCTGTTAGAATGTAGAACGTAGAAAAAAGCTTGAAACCTGAAACTTGATGGACTCGCAAAAAAGTCCATCAATGCGCCCCGCGCGGGGCGCCCAAATCAATTACTCGCACTGTAAGTCATTGATTTATAAGGAAAGGGAAAACGACGCTTTTCCCTTTCCGTGGAGCGAAAAGTCCCGATTGGACTTTTTGCGACTTTATCAAACTTGGATCTTGAAACTGAAACCGGAGGTTTCCATGTACTATCCCATATACAGGGGGCGCAGGACACGCCGTACCGAGACTTTGCGCCGCATGGTCAGGGAGACACGGCTTTCCCCGGACAACTTCATCTACCCTCTCTTCGTTGTTCACGGCGAAGGTGTTCGGAAAGAAATAGGAGCCATGCCGGGGGTGTTTCAACTCTCGGTGGACGAGATCGTAAAGGAGTGCCGGGAGTGCTGGGATCTGGGTATCCCTTCCGTCATTCTTTTCGGGATCCCGGCCCAAAAGGACGAGACTGGTTCCGAGGGCTGGGACCCGGAAGGCACGGTGCAGAAGGCCGTCCGGGCCATCAAGCGTGAGGTCCCGGAGATGGTGGTGACTACCGATGTGTGTCTCTGCGAGTACACCAGCCACGGGCACTGCGGTGTCATCAAAGGGGATGAGGTCCAAAACGATCCTACCCTGGAGCTGCTGGCAAAGGTTGCCCTTTCCCACGCCGAGGCCGGGGCGGATATCGTGGGTCCCTCCGACATGATGGATGGCCGCATTGGGGCTGTCCGGGAGGCTCTCGACGAGGAGGGGTACGAGCAGGTCATCGTCATGTCCTACGCGGTAAAGTACGCGTCGGCCTTCTACGGCCCCTTTCGGGAGGCCGCCGAGTCAACACCCCAGTTCGGTGACAGGCGCGCCTACCAGATGGATCCTCCCAACGCCGTTGAGGCCCTGAGGGAGGCGGCCCTCGATATTGAAGAAGGTGCTGACATTATCATGGTCAAACCGGCCCTTCCCTACCTTGACATCATTGCGGCCTTAAGGGACCGCTACGACATGCCTCTTGCTGCCTACAACGTCAGCGGCGAGTACTCCATGGTGAAGGCTGGAGGCAAGCTGGGCATGATCAACGCCGAGGGGGTCATGATGGAATCATTGATCTCTATCCGCAGGGCAGGCGCCAGCATGATCCTGACCTACTTCGCTAAAGAGGCTGCCCGGTTATTATAAGTATCGCGAAAGTTCTTGCGGAACTTTGACAGGGTCGCAAAAAGTCCGTTATCGGCTTTTTGCTCCCCGGAAAGTGAAAAGTGTNNNNNNNNNNNNNNNNNNNNNNNNNNNNNNNNNNNNNNNNNNNNNNNNNNNNNNNNNNNNNNNNNNNNNNNNNNNNNNNNNNNNNNNNNNNNNNNNNNGTCATTTTCACTTTCCTCACGGATCAATGACTTATATCGACAGTCATTGACCCGGGCGCCCCCCTCGGGGCGCGTTGATGACTTTTTGCCAAGTCATCGTCTATTGACAGGGTCGCAAAAAGTCCGTTATCGGCTTTTTGCTCCCCGGAAAGTGAAAAGTGTCATTTTCACTTTCCTCACGGATCAATGACTTATATCGACAGTCATTGACCCGGGCGCCCCCCTCGGGGCGCGTTGACAGGGTCGCAAAAAGTCCGTTATTGGCTTTTTGCTCCACTATATGGATAGATCAAAGCGGAGCAAGGGACAGATCATGGGGCGGATAATGGCTATTGACTGGGGTGAGCGCCGGATAGGGGTGGCCCTTTCCGATGAGAGCCGTACCATCGCCTCTCCCCACAGCGTTATCCAAAGGAAACAATCTCAGGGAAAGCAATCCCTGGACCGGGATCTCAATGATATCGTTCAGATCATTGCGGATAATGAAGTGGAATTTGTCATCTTCGGGCTGCCCATGCGCCTGGATGGAAGCATGGGTCCTGCGGCCATTGGGGTTCTGGAGGTCATCGAAAAATTGCGCCCGAAGGTATCGGTGAGGGTAGATACCTGGGACGAGAGGCTCTCCACCGTGGCAGCCGAAAGGGCTCTCCTTGAAGGGGACGTTTCCCGGAAAAAGCGAAAGAAAATCATAGATCAGGTGGCCGCCGCTCTTTTCCTGCAGTCCTTTCTTGATAGTGGAATTTATAAAGGCTAGTAATCAGCACGCAGCACGCAGAACGCAGAATGTAATACCCGCAACCCCGGAATCCGGAATACGGAATCAGGATGCATCCTTAGGCGGGACTCAGGGTTCGAACAGGATAAATAACTATGCTAATTGGTAAACTGAAAAGAAACCGCTCGATCGTCCCCGCTATCATCCTCGTGATGTTAGTCATTGCGGGTTCGGTCCTTGTCGGGGTATGGAACTTCTGGAACGCTCCCGCCGAAGATCCGGGCAGCGAGATCCTCATCACGATTCCCGGCGGGTCCTCCTTTGTCTCCGCTTCACAGCTTCTTGTGGACGCAGGGGTCATCAGGTCTCTTAAATTTTTTGTCCTGATGGGCAAGGTCAAGGGTCTTTCCAACAGCATCCAGGCCGGGGAGCTGATGTTTGACACCGGTATGACCCCCAGCCAGGTCCTGGATGTACTGGCGCGGGGTAAGGCGGTTTCCTACCATGTGACCATTCCCGAGGGGTATAACATCCAGATGGTGGCTTCCCTGCTGGCGGAAAAGGGTCTGGGGGATGCGGACCGCATTGTTGCGCTTGCACATGACCCGGAGTTTTCCCGGGGGTTGGGAGTCCCGGCGGACAGCCTTGAAGGGTTCCTGTTCCCCGACACATATTCATGGCCCAAGGGGTTGTCGGAAAAGGATATCCTTGGCCGGATGGTTGCCAAATACAATAGCGTCTTCACCGATGCCATGAGGGCAAGAGCCCGGGAGATGGGCATGACGGAGCTGGAGGTGGTTACTTTAGCTTCTATTATCGAGAAAGAGACCGGTGCGCCCGAAGAGAGGGAACAGGTTTCGGCGGTGTTCCACAACCGCCTGAAAAAGGGGTACAGGCTGCAGACCGACCCCACGGTCATCTACGGTATCGAGAATTTTAACGGTAACCTGACGAAGAAGGACCTTCGGACGGATCACCCCTACAATACCTACACCCGCAGCGGACTGCCGGTGGCCCCCATCGCCAACCCGGGGAAGGCCTCCCTGATGGCAGCCCTGTCCCCGGCCAAGGTCAGCTACCTCTATTTTGTAGCCAGGGGAGATGGGACCCACGTCTTTTCAAACAACCTGGTGGAGCACAACAAGGCTGTTGCCATCTACCAACTCGGGGAGGCCCCCAGATGACCCTCGACCCGTCACTGCTTGAAAAAGTGATCTTCTTACTTCTGTCTTCGGGAGGGGAGTTCGCAGATCTTTATTACCAGGACATGACGGCCAGGCAGGTGGAGGCTGAGTCCGGTCAGATCGAGCGTATTTCTACTATTCGGGAAAAGGGAGTGGGTCTGAGGCTGATTCGCCAGGGAGTGACTCACTTTGCCACAACGGTGGATCTTGCTCCCGACGCTCTGCTTACGTTGGCGTCTGCCCTCGCCTCTGGCGCCGGGATGGCTGGTAAAGGGCAAAAGGGAGAAAAAAGGAAAATCCACCTAACCGAGCTCCCGGCGGGACCCCTCCCCTTTGGCGAGGATCCCGCCGGGATCCCCCTTCAGGAGAAGGGGAAGCTGGTCATGGGAGCTCTGAGCGCACTGAAGGGGTTTGACAGCCGCCTCACCCAGACCAAAGCGATCTACAGGGATTCCTCCCAATCCATCCTCATCGCCAACAGTGACGGTGTCCTCGCCCGGGACTCCCGGTCCTACGGCGTCTTCCTGGTTCAGGTGGTGGTATCTGACGGCAGCCACATGCAGGTGGGGTACGAGCCCGTAGGGGGGATCGGGGGCTACAGCGTGTTCAGGGAAATGGATCCGGCCGAAGTTGCCATGACAGCCGCCAGGAGGGCCTTGACCATTCTGGAGGCACCGGAAGCCCCTGCCGGAAAGATGCCCGT
The DNA window shown above is from bacterium and carries:
- a CDS encoding uroporphyrinogen-III synthase; its protein translation is MIERSDDQPLAGISVLITRAREQSAGLLKDLTARGAVVAVIPAVSISPLPEPEGLARAMARVDSYDNIVFTSSNGVACTLQLLEREGIKPKDLPPALCVGEKTAGVWKGAGGRVGGVPEKYTAEALLDSLEEDLSGRSFLIMRPEVVKTDLGKEMSLRGAAVEEVVIYRTVAPEEGTQELRELLGEGGPDVVLFASPSAVEGIVKMAGAGSQEPGASILDMPVVCIGPTTAKAAEEAGFTEIYFPDEHTAEGMVSELMVIAGALKKHAARRIRSRAKLLECRT
- the ccsB gene encoding c-type cytochrome biogenesis protein CcsB is translated as MDTILFSASLFFLFLATLHYLLFLVYRNPIVPRVARYTLYLTFASQLGYFLSRYLKGGMPFGTNMYESLVFFSWCLVTAYLVITIKYKVPVVGAFVMPINLILMVAAALLPNKGIGEIPPALQSNWLPIHVTLSFMGDALFAMAFGSGVMYLIQERQLKRKRPGALYYRLPSLDVLDSMNYRALTVGFPLLTLGIITGSVWAQYAWGSYWSWDPKETWSLITWLIYAAVLHARLTAGWRGRKAAWFSIIGFAAVLFTFLGVNLLLSGLHSYN
- the rsxA gene encoding electron transport complex subunit RsxA; protein product: MQTLFLIIIGTVFVNNFVLARFLGLCPFMGVSKRIETATGMGMAVVFVMTVAASVTWNIQNFLLIPFQLEYLQTIMFILVIASLVQFVEMFVRKVSPGLYQSLGIFLPLITTNCAVLGVALLTVQKGLGFFHTLVFAFGSSLGFTLALVLMAGIRETGEMANVPKPFKGTALAFVTAGLLSLAFMGFSGMVK
- a CDS encoding RnfABCDGE type electron transport complex subunit B; protein product: MVTAVVSLTGLGLVAAFGLSLASKKFHVEIDPRLEIIEGILPGLNCGACGYAGCPGFAVGLLAGESEPTGCAPGGEVVISQLAEFLGLDVGDVVKKIAVLQCGGTNEKAAMDAQYEGVQDCRAAILIGGGGKACRYSCVGYGTCEAVCPFDAIVMKPDGLPIVYADKCTACNKCVVACPRDVLALEPLNHEVRVSCSSTDTGGRVRKVCQVGCTGCGICEKVCPVEAVKVDNSLALINPDKCVECGICADNCPQDTILDGMLPRSPVFISDACNGCTICAKVCPFDAIQGETKELHVVDPERCTGCQLCVERCNVSAISVAKN
- the hemA gene encoding glutamyl-tRNA reductase, with amino-acid sequence MEILIVGLSHKTAPLDIRETVSFSERNMEEGVRSLVACPSVAEGLIVSTCNRVEIYTATSKKKVEEAKSEIIGFLADFHDVPREKLDPHIYTMSGEECVGHIFRVASSLDSMVVGEPQILGQVKEAFGCAASAHATGNILNRLLHKAFSVAKRVRSETRIATSAVSISFAAVELAKKIFGELTGKTVMLIGAGEMAELAARHLLSNGVEHIIVANRTYENAVKLAEEFKGSAIPFNELAQQMELADIVISSTGAPTTIIDKKMVKDVIKRRRNKPMFFIDIAVPRDIDSAVNEVENVYAYDIDDLEGVVETNIKTRSKEAAKAEEIVVGEVGQFLDWMRSRESFPTIVALREWAEEVRRTELAKTMKRMEGLSEVDAKRVEAMTESILNKILHRPISRMKKAAHKGDEGEVVGMVREIFEIED
- the ffh gene encoding signal recognition particle protein, producing the protein MFNNLADKLDSVFKKLKGRGRLTAEDIDATLREVRLALLEADVNFKVVKEFLARTRERSVGDEVSGSLTPAQQVIKIVHGELAGILGGSRAELAKADVPPTRILMVGLQGSGKTTTCAKLALHLKEKGLRPYLIPADLSRPAAVDQLVSVAGKVGVPVFHSDTSLTSLEVYRQASIEAGRAGCDTVIVDTAGRLHVDDDLMAEALALSGAVHPHETLLVADSMTGQDAVHVAESFHNKLKLTGIILTKLDGDARGGAALSMRHITGVPIKFAGIGEGMEGLEAFYPERIASRILGMGDIMTLIDKAEKTFDEKEAAKLVKKTRKGDFDLADFRDQLKKVKEMGSMQEILSMLPLPGKMKNAMPAEMDDRELVKVTAIIDSMTPRERQHPKIINGSRRKRISAGSGTTVTDVNRLLKQFDQAKKMMKRFGKGGKGKGPMGMPF
- the hemC gene encoding hydroxymethylbilane synthase; the encoded protein is MSNKIHIGTRGSQLALWQANWVKEQLIRKHPDLMVEIHTIKTMGDKILDVPLAKVGGKGLFVKEIEEALLDKSVDIAVHSMKDVPTELPDGLGIVVISPREDPRDAVLGQSRVPILELPQGAKIGTSSLRRQAQLFAARPDFVIEPLRGNINTRLRKLKEGMYDAIILAMAGVKRLGWEHEVTEVIDPEVMLPAIGQGALGIEARLSDEPTLERIAFLNDDVTATCVAAERAFLHRLEGGCQVPIAAYAVRVGDEVLLTGLVGSVDGKKIIKESAQGPAAEAALLGNGLATRILEAGGREILEEVYCREIS